In Camelus bactrianus isolate YW-2024 breed Bactrian camel chromosome 10, ASM4877302v1, whole genome shotgun sequence, a genomic segment contains:
- the IGF2 gene encoding insulin-like growth factor 2 isoform X1: MEQGGPSWQQSHARRHICSAPHSQPPFPCPQHFQPGIWGEGLVQGSEGQECTIQRRSLPLPQWADGSFHTRSPSEPPVWLQMPVGIPMEKSVLVLLAFLAFASCCFAAYRPSETLCGGELVDTLQFVCGDRGFYFSRPASRMSRRSRGIVEECCFRSCDLALLETYCATPAKSERDVSTPPTVLPDNFPRYPVGKFFQYDTWKQSAQRLRRGLPALLRARRGRTLAKELEVFREAKRHRPLIALPNQDPAAHGGASPEASSNRK, translated from the exons ATGGAGCAAGGGGGGCCGAGTTGGCAACAGAGTCATGCCAGACGCCACATTTGCAGCGCACCCCACTCCCAGCCTCCCTTTCCCTGTCCCCAACATTTCCAGCCAGGAATCTGGGGAGAGGGCTTGGTCCAGGGCTCAGAAGGGCAGGAGTGTACAATCCAGAGAAGgtcactgcccctgccccagtgGGCAGATGGAAGTTTCCATACAAGGAG ccccagcgaGCCTCCTGTCTGGCTGCAG ATGCCAGTGGGGATCCCGATGGAGAAGTCGGTGCTGGTGCTGCTCGCCTTCTTGGCCTTCGCCTCGTGCTGCTTCGCTGCTTACCGCCCCAGTGAGACTCTGTGCGGCGGGGAGCTGGTGGACACCCTCCAGTTTGTCTGTGGGGACCGCGGCTTCTACTTCA GCCGGCCCGCAAGCCGCATGAGCCGCCGCAGCCGTGGCATCGTGGAAGAATGCTGCTTCCGCAGCTGCGACCTGGCCCTGCTGGAGACCTACTGTGCCACCCCCGCCAAGTCCGAGAGGGACGTGTCGACCCCTCCGACCGTGCTTCCG GACAACTTCCCCAGATACCCCGTGGGCAAATTCTTCCAATATGACACCTGGAAGCAGTCCGCCCAACGCCTGCGCAGGggcctgcctgccctcctgcGTGCCCGCCGGGGTCGCACGCTCGCCAAGGAGCTGGAGGTGTTCAGAGAGGCCAAGCGTCACCGTCCCCTGATCGCCTTGCCCAACCAGGACCCTGCTGCCCACGGGGGTGCCTCTCCCGAGGCGTCCAGCAATCGGAAGTGA
- the IGF2 gene encoding insulin-like growth factor 2 isoform X2 — MVSPDPQIIVVAPGAEPESTQVQRTEDGGTIIRLFWVGPKGELLRRTPLSSVMQMPVGIPMEKSVLVLLAFLAFASCCFAAYRPSETLCGGELVDTLQFVCGDRGFYFSRPASRMSRRSRGIVEECCFRSCDLALLETYCATPAKSERDVSTPPTVLPDNFPRYPVGKFFQYDTWKQSAQRLRRGLPALLRARRGRTLAKELEVFREAKRHRPLIALPNQDPAAHGGASPEASSNRK; from the exons ATGGTTTCCCCAGACCCCCAAATTATCGTGGTGGCCCCCGGGGCTGAGCCCGAGTCGACGCAAGTCCAACGCACTGAGGACGGGGGAACCATTATCCGGCTATTTTGGGTGGGCCCCAAAGGCGAGCTGCTTAGACGCACCCCGCTGAGCTCGGTCATGCAG ATGCCAGTGGGGATCCCGATGGAGAAGTCGGTGCTGGTGCTGCTCGCCTTCTTGGCCTTCGCCTCGTGCTGCTTCGCTGCTTACCGCCCCAGTGAGACTCTGTGCGGCGGGGAGCTGGTGGACACCCTCCAGTTTGTCTGTGGGGACCGCGGCTTCTACTTCA GCCGGCCCGCAAGCCGCATGAGCCGCCGCAGCCGTGGCATCGTGGAAGAATGCTGCTTCCGCAGCTGCGACCTGGCCCTGCTGGAGACCTACTGTGCCACCCCCGCCAAGTCCGAGAGGGACGTGTCGACCCCTCCGACCGTGCTTCCG GACAACTTCCCCAGATACCCCGTGGGCAAATTCTTCCAATATGACACCTGGAAGCAGTCCGCCCAACGCCTGCGCAGGggcctgcctgccctcctgcGTGCCCGCCGGGGTCGCACGCTCGCCAAGGAGCTGGAGGTGTTCAGAGAGGCCAAGCGTCACCGTCCCCTGATCGCCTTGCCCAACCAGGACCCTGCTGCCCACGGGGGTGCCTCTCCCGAGGCGTCCAGCAATCGGAAGTGA